From Streptomyces sp. NBC_00683, one genomic window encodes:
- a CDS encoding DUF5709 domain-containing protein → MADDQGIDSGAASAEEAAVHVVDDDLPEAEEGEAPGAVG, encoded by the coding sequence GTGGCGGACGATCAGGGCATCGACTCGGGCGCCGCGAGTGCGGAGGAAGCCGCCGTGCATGTGGTGGACGACGACCTCCCGGAGGCGGAGGAGGGCGAAGCCCCGGGCGCCGTCGGCTGA
- a CDS encoding CoA transferase has protein sequence MASLAAAELLALRNRVPVPAVRVNEAAVATAFVSERHLRIAGRAPTSFAPLSGFWQAADGWVRTHANYPHHRARLLSALDIADTGGDQVLVGVLSKELASRPAGEVQESVYAAGGLAVAVASAPAAAGPALVETRHVGQSSPRLLAPASVPAQDVRVLDLTRVLAGPVATRTLALLGADVLRVDAPQLPEDPDTHTDTGMGKRSTLLDLSSPGDRHAFEDLLSQADVVVTGYRPGSLDRHGLTPDVLMDRYPGLIVAQLCAWGWSGTWAERRGFDSLVQAGTGIAAIEATADGRPGVLPAQALDHGTGYLLAAAVLRALSDRQTTGGGRHLRLSLAGTASWLLHDIHPTSGQGEADLYDPRSWLTETESPYGLLRHALAPVHYDGAPANWNRAPTRWGTDLPNWA, from the coding sequence GTGGCCTCGCTGGCAGCGGCGGAACTGCTGGCGCTGCGCAACCGCGTGCCGGTGCCCGCAGTGCGGGTGAACGAGGCGGCGGTGGCCACCGCGTTCGTCAGCGAACGCCACCTGCGAATCGCCGGCCGGGCCCCGACGTCTTTCGCCCCGCTGTCCGGGTTCTGGCAGGCGGCCGACGGCTGGGTTCGCACCCACGCCAACTACCCGCACCATCGTGCCCGGCTGCTCAGCGCCCTGGATATCGCAGACACAGGAGGGGACCAGGTGCTGGTGGGTGTGCTCTCGAAGGAGCTGGCATCGCGACCGGCCGGGGAGGTCCAGGAGAGCGTCTACGCGGCGGGCGGCCTTGCCGTGGCCGTGGCTTCCGCGCCCGCTGCGGCCGGACCCGCCCTGGTCGAGACGCGGCACGTGGGTCAGAGCAGCCCTCGACTGCTGGCGCCCGCATCCGTACCGGCCCAGGACGTGCGGGTCCTGGACCTGACCCGCGTCCTCGCCGGCCCCGTCGCCACACGCACACTGGCGCTGCTGGGCGCCGACGTGCTGCGCGTGGACGCCCCCCAACTCCCCGAGGACCCAGATACTCACACCGACACCGGCATGGGTAAACGCTCCACGTTGCTGGACCTCAGCAGCCCCGGTGACCGGCACGCCTTCGAGGACCTTCTCAGCCAGGCGGACGTCGTGGTGACCGGCTACCGCCCCGGCTCCCTGGACCGGCACGGACTGACCCCAGACGTGCTCATGGACCGGTACCCGGGTCTCATCGTGGCCCAACTGTGTGCCTGGGGGTGGTCCGGCACCTGGGCCGAGCGTCGCGGCTTCGACAGCCTGGTCCAAGCCGGTACCGGTATCGCCGCAATCGAGGCCACGGCCGACGGCCGCCCCGGTGTGCTGCCCGCACAGGCGCTGGACCACGGAACCGGGTACCTGCTCGCCGCCGCCGTCCTACGTGCACTGAGCGACCGTCAGACCACTGGCGGCGGACGGCATCTTCGCCTTTCCCTGGCAGGAACGGCCTCCTGGCTGCTGCACGATATCCACCCCACCTCCGGGCAGGGCGAAGCCGACCTCTACGACCCCAGATCCTGGCTCACCGAGACCGAATCGCCCTACGGTCTGCTGCGTCATGCCCTGGCCCCGGTCCACTACGACGGCGCACCCGCGAACTGGAACCGTGCCCCGACCCGGTGGGGTACCGATCTGCCGAACTGGGCCTGA
- a CDS encoding transposase produces MARGDLTDEQWSVLEPLLPRGTKAGRPPVWPQRQLVDGIRFRVRGQSLALSRDGRFVLTGTGEGTIRRWELDWELGTREPADWDQGAAPYLGRAAPAPPARRIRLAAPRRHSEPTRPHDMSHGAHRPVVARASRADVIYPALKEQPRQVGWEPSSATGEFMGLLYSGRSSMIMGGVGGGFGRGIRDAGGVARRRRHRWTVQGLPGARARRDGVGLPGPASRVGDRPGGEVPAPGAVHERGRPRAVRR; encoded by the coding sequence ATGGCGCGGGGAGATCTCACGGATGAACAGTGGTCGGTGCTGGAGCCGTTGTTGCCGAGGGGGACGAAGGCGGGACGGCCGCCCGTCTGGCCCCAGCGGCAGCTGGTCGACGGCATACGGTTCCGGGTCCGGGGGCAATCCCTCGCCCTGTCCCGCGACGGCCGCTTCGTACTCACCGGCACCGGTGAGGGGACCATCCGGCGATGGGAGCTGGACTGGGAACTCGGTACCCGCGAGCCGGCCGACTGGGACCAGGGCGCGGCCCCCTACCTGGGACGAGCTGCTCCAGCTCCTCCAGCACGCCGGATACGGCTGGCTGCGCCCCGAAGGCATTCGGAGCCGACTCGGCCACATGACATGTCGCACGGGGCGCACCGTCCCGTGGTCGCCCGCGCGTCCAGGGCCGATGTCATCTATCCGGCCCTCAAGGAGCAGCCCCGTCAGGTTGGATGGGAGCCATCGTCCGCCACGGGGGAGTTCATGGGCCTGCTCTATAGTGGGCGATCGTCGATGATCATGGGTGGTGTCGGGGGTGGCTTTGGACGAGGCATTCGAGATGCCGGCGGTGTGGCGCGTCGGCGACGTCATCGATGGACGGTACAAGGTCTCCCTGGTGCACGAGCGCGGCGGGATGGGGTTGGTCTACCGGGTCCGGCATCTCGCGTGGGGGATCGACCTGGCGGTGAAGTGCCCGCGCCCGGAGCTGTTCACGAGCGCGGTCGACCGCGAGCGGTTCGTCGATGA
- a CDS encoding trypsin-like serine peptidase: MITAAHCVRTSEAGEPARSATWDQQLYFVPGYHDGKSPYGGFTVRRVRMAEEWQDEGLDVAVLEMNPGDDGRTISEVTGVQRISFTAESGTRTHFFGYPYTNRLLHCEGDSGRDYRGSALLRIPCVMGVGSSGGPYIVDLDAAEAGSVVAVNISGDETVSYGTSLGSFARRLYAQSENCSRDC, translated from the coding sequence GTGATAACCGCCGCGCACTGCGTCAGAACATCGGAGGCCGGAGAGCCCGCCCGGTCGGCGACGTGGGACCAGCAGCTCTACTTCGTGCCTGGCTACCACGACGGCAAGAGCCCCTACGGCGGCTTCACTGTGCGCCGGGTGCGGATGGCCGAGGAGTGGCAGGACGAGGGCCTGGACGTCGCCGTGCTGGAGATGAACCCAGGCGACGACGGACGGACCATTTCCGAAGTGACCGGCGTCCAGCGGATCTCGTTCACGGCTGAATCGGGTACGCGCACCCACTTCTTCGGCTACCCGTACACGAACCGGCTCCTGCACTGCGAAGGCGACAGTGGGCGTGACTACCGCGGTAGTGCCCTGCTGCGGATCCCCTGCGTCATGGGCGTCGGGTCGAGCGGGGGCCCCTACATCGTCGACCTCGACGCGGCCGAGGCCGGCAGTGTCGTCGCGGTGAACATCAGTGGCGACGAGACCGTCAGTTACGGAACATCCCTAGGCTCGTTCGCCCGACGCCTCTACGCGCAATCTGAGAACTGCTCGCGAGATTGTTGA
- the sigJ gene encoding RNA polymerase sigma factor SigJ yields the protein MTTRAGLGDDRSDPNLSAIMSERRRLINLAYRLRGSLADAEDVVQETYARWYAMSVPEQRAIESPGAWMMTVTGRICLNLLGSARARRENYVGEWIPEPLPGPTGSVTGRPGASSIDPADRVTLDESVTMAFLVVLDSMTPAERVAFVLHDVFRYPFGEVAEIVGRTPAACRQLASSARRRIRTAQSPQSPQNPNGPGAGRAGIVRQFKTAWEAKDIDALIGLLDPDATATADGGGLAVTHLHPIVGGEQIARAYAEIARVTGDRTTFLECSVNGLPGLMARQDGSIVTVFAFEITGDRIRHIWAVRNPEKLHPWQNN from the coding sequence ATGACCACCAGAGCCGGGTTGGGCGACGACCGGAGCGATCCGAACCTCAGCGCGATCATGAGCGAGCGGCGCCGGCTGATCAACCTCGCCTACCGGCTCCGGGGGTCCCTTGCCGACGCCGAGGACGTCGTGCAGGAGACCTACGCCCGCTGGTACGCCATGTCCGTACCCGAGCAGCGGGCCATCGAGTCGCCCGGCGCCTGGATGATGACGGTCACCGGCCGGATCTGTCTGAACCTGCTCGGCTCGGCACGGGCCAGGCGGGAGAACTACGTGGGCGAGTGGATCCCGGAACCGCTGCCCGGGCCCACCGGGTCGGTCACCGGGCGCCCGGGGGCCAGCTCGATCGACCCGGCCGACCGGGTCACCCTCGACGAGTCGGTGACGATGGCGTTCCTGGTCGTCCTGGATTCGATGACCCCCGCCGAGCGCGTCGCGTTCGTCCTGCACGACGTCTTCCGCTACCCCTTCGGCGAGGTCGCCGAGATCGTCGGCCGCACTCCGGCGGCGTGCCGCCAGCTGGCCTCGTCCGCCCGCCGCCGCATCCGTACCGCGCAAAGCCCACAGAGCCCACAGAACCCGAACGGCCCGGGTGCCGGGCGGGCCGGCATCGTCAGGCAGTTCAAAACGGCGTGGGAGGCCAAGGACATCGACGCCCTGATCGGCCTGCTCGATCCCGACGCCACCGCGACCGCCGACGGCGGCGGGCTGGCCGTCACCCATCTCCACCCGATCGTGGGCGGTGAGCAGATCGCACGTGCCTACGCCGAGATCGCGCGTGTAACGGGCGACCGCACAACATTCCTGGAATGCTCGGTCAACGGCCTGCCCGGCTTGATGGCCCGGCAGGACGGCAGCATCGTGACCGTGTTCGCGTTCGAGATCACAGGCGACCGGATCAGGCACATCTGGGCGGTACGCAACCCCGAAAAGCTCCACCCCTGGCAGAACAACTAA
- a CDS encoding protein kinase domain-containing protein, which yields MGLVYRVRHLAWGIDLAVKCPRPELFTSAVDRERFVDEAETWVSLGLHPNVCSCYYVRTMGGIPRVFAEYVPGGSLREWIDDRRLYQGGRQEALARIMDVAIQVAWGLAHAHDRGLVHQDVKPDNVLLDGHGPQDLAAKVTDFGLARARATAGTRLEGDRPSDRTVMVPTGGMTRAYASPEQLAGKALGRRSDIYSFAVSVLEMFTGGVNWMIGSVAGEVLTAYRAGGPEEDGLPHAPDAVADLLERCLEADPARRPRTMAEVAGSLAGMYRDVAGRSYPRVQPAAADLRADEWNNRALSLVDLGRPAQAEEAFTAALKADPRHVRATYNAGMWRWRRGEISDVGLLADIEAVRADTGDTWQARHALVQVQLERADLDEARALADRLVREQPAEPEVQDAVRTLRSGDLTGAGCVDRRDLPWVAQPPAYRTALRLTPDLRFAFVGGRDGMLRLWDIRSGKCLVAIEGHEREIRYVDVSADGRFALSGGADEVVGFWDLAEGRCLGRATIPFLEGRPTLGAIRQVRLSGDASLALCATSYGKIFSWEFHSGQGRTALEGPEEHGRTLVVSDDARWALASGGLGGTEGATVRLWDLSAGRLRHVLRGSGFSEPMGISPDGASAITSGSDGKIQVWDIDSGTCVRTLSGHSTTASAVSLSTDGRHAVSGGRDKSIRFWELETGRCLRTFEGLESEPLAVTLSPDGRHAVSVEGDSHRTWELPGRHSSVLLPSRPRAHGEVSRLRAQVADLASEAEQARASSRYVHALDLLTQARNTPGFERDPELLSAWRALGRSTVRVALRSAWRVRTLRAHDRHLNSVDVSGDGRIAVTAGSDGTARLWDLESGACIRVLGGRSHHNVQSVRLSADGRYVLSGCQDGTVRLWRADDGECLRVLDGHRHGVLWMRFSPDGRSALVGASGNMIRFWDLESGRLPMTLVAERGQADTAGATDGERLVAHHGYAANSVQLWDLDSGQGLLTLRGHAEQLTSVCLSADQRTVLSSERTIRLWDTASGRCVRVFDEQGGRANAVQLSVDGRFAVSGHSDSLVRVWDVESGRCIRVLEGHRTSVSSVALTPDGRFALSGDQDGTVQLWELDWELAAREPADWDDAALSHVETFLAWHPTPLTDRDVDTLLGRLRDAGYGWLRPDGVRAQLHRLATAPAAPSRRDAREALRTVTANPEPERANTKLKPVGLYRQMYEGWLQHLPSIHEARTGHVLKDRAQVIAYMKTEKFAAMDYMSGILDLLDQKEYIPGGPSLHTDGVWVWRTDSIHYFENHQLEIPQDFLRHVRGNDYRPHTDHAFDYDDLDPFM from the coding sequence ATGGGGTTGGTCTACCGGGTCCGGCATCTCGCGTGGGGGATCGACCTGGCGGTGAAGTGCCCGCGCCCGGAGCTGTTCACGAGCGCGGTCGACCGCGAGCGGTTCGTCGATGAGGCGGAGACGTGGGTGTCCCTGGGGCTGCATCCGAACGTCTGCAGTTGCTACTACGTGCGCACGATGGGCGGCATTCCCCGGGTGTTCGCCGAGTACGTCCCCGGCGGGAGCCTGCGCGAGTGGATCGACGACCGGCGGCTCTATCAAGGGGGGCGCCAGGAGGCGCTGGCCCGGATCATGGACGTGGCGATCCAGGTCGCCTGGGGGCTGGCGCATGCCCATGACCGGGGACTGGTCCACCAGGATGTGAAGCCGGACAACGTCCTGCTCGATGGTCACGGCCCGCAGGACCTCGCAGCCAAGGTCACCGACTTCGGGCTGGCGCGGGCGCGTGCGACCGCGGGGACACGGCTCGAAGGCGACAGGCCGTCGGACAGGACCGTGATGGTGCCCACCGGCGGGATGACTCGTGCTTATGCCTCGCCCGAGCAACTGGCCGGGAAAGCTCTGGGACGGCGCAGCGACATCTACAGCTTCGCGGTGTCGGTCTTAGAGATGTTCACCGGCGGAGTCAACTGGATGATCGGCTCCGTCGCCGGTGAGGTGCTCACCGCCTATCGCGCCGGCGGGCCGGAAGAAGACGGACTGCCGCATGCCCCGGATGCTGTGGCCGACTTGCTCGAGCGGTGCTTGGAGGCGGACCCGGCCCGACGACCCCGGACGATGGCCGAAGTCGCCGGCTCCTTGGCGGGCATGTATCGGGACGTTGCGGGACGCTCGTACCCCCGCGTCCAGCCGGCGGCGGCCGATCTGCGGGCGGACGAATGGAACAACCGCGCGCTGTCGCTGGTCGACCTGGGCAGACCCGCCCAGGCGGAGGAGGCGTTCACGGCAGCGCTGAAGGCGGATCCGCGGCACGTGCGGGCCACCTACAACGCCGGCATGTGGCGGTGGCGGCGCGGCGAGATCAGCGATGTGGGACTCCTGGCCGACATCGAAGCGGTCCGCGCCGACACCGGCGACACGTGGCAGGCACGACACGCCCTCGTCCAGGTGCAGCTGGAACGCGCCGACCTCGACGAGGCGCGCGCGCTGGCCGACCGGCTCGTACGCGAGCAGCCGGCAGAGCCCGAGGTCCAGGATGCAGTACGCACCCTGCGTTCAGGAGACCTCACCGGGGCCGGCTGCGTCGACCGGCGCGACCTGCCGTGGGTCGCTCAGCCGCCCGCCTATCGGACCGCGCTACGGCTCACTCCCGACCTGCGGTTCGCGTTCGTCGGGGGCCGTGACGGCATGCTGCGGCTGTGGGACATCCGGAGCGGGAAGTGTCTGGTGGCCATCGAAGGGCACGAACGCGAGATCCGCTACGTCGACGTGAGCGCGGACGGGCGTTTCGCCCTCTCCGGAGGCGCTGACGAGGTCGTGGGGTTCTGGGACCTGGCCGAGGGTCGCTGCCTGGGCCGCGCAACCATCCCTTTCCTGGAGGGGCGGCCCACCCTGGGCGCGATCCGCCAGGTGCGCTTGAGTGGCGACGCCAGTCTGGCACTGTGCGCAACGTCCTACGGGAAGATCTTTTCCTGGGAATTCCACTCCGGCCAAGGCCGAACCGCTCTCGAAGGCCCGGAGGAGCACGGGCGAACGCTCGTGGTGAGCGATGACGCGCGCTGGGCACTGGCGTCCGGGGGCCTGGGCGGAACCGAGGGTGCCACGGTGCGGCTGTGGGACCTGTCCGCCGGACGGCTCCGGCATGTTCTGCGCGGCTCCGGATTCTCCGAGCCGATGGGCATCAGCCCGGACGGCGCGTCAGCCATCACGAGCGGTTCCGACGGGAAGATCCAGGTCTGGGACATCGACAGCGGCACGTGCGTGCGCACGCTCAGCGGACACTCCACGACAGCGTCGGCGGTGTCGCTGAGTACCGACGGCCGGCATGCGGTCAGCGGCGGACGGGACAAGAGCATCCGCTTCTGGGAGCTGGAAACCGGCCGCTGCCTGCGGACCTTCGAGGGTCTGGAGAGCGAGCCGCTCGCGGTCACGCTGAGCCCGGACGGACGGCACGCGGTCTCCGTGGAAGGGGATAGCCACCGCACCTGGGAACTGCCGGGAAGGCACTCCAGCGTGCTGCTGCCGAGCCGGCCGCGGGCGCACGGCGAGGTGAGCCGGCTGAGGGCCCAGGTGGCGGATCTGGCATCGGAGGCGGAGCAGGCACGCGCGTCCAGCCGGTACGTGCACGCACTCGATCTGCTCACGCAGGCAAGGAACACCCCCGGATTCGAAAGAGATCCCGAACTCCTGTCCGCATGGCGGGCCCTGGGTCGCTCAACGGTCCGCGTAGCCCTGCGGTCCGCTTGGCGGGTCAGGACGCTTCGTGCCCATGACCGCCACCTCAACTCGGTCGACGTGTCCGGGGACGGCCGGATCGCCGTGACCGCCGGCAGCGACGGGACGGCAAGACTGTGGGACCTCGAAAGCGGAGCGTGCATCCGCGTCCTCGGCGGTCGCTCCCACCACAATGTCCAGTCGGTCCGGCTGAGCGCCGACGGGCGGTATGTGCTGTCCGGATGCCAGGACGGCACCGTACGGCTGTGGCGCGCCGATGACGGCGAGTGCCTGCGTGTCCTGGACGGGCACCGCCACGGGGTTTTGTGGATGCGGTTCAGCCCCGACGGCCGCTCGGCCCTGGTCGGCGCATCGGGGAACATGATCCGTTTCTGGGACCTCGAGAGCGGCCGACTGCCGATGACGCTGGTGGCCGAGCGCGGACAGGCGGACACGGCCGGAGCCACGGATGGCGAGCGCCTCGTCGCCCACCACGGATACGCCGCCAATTCCGTACAGTTGTGGGACCTGGACAGCGGACAGGGCCTGCTGACCTTGCGGGGGCACGCCGAGCAGCTGACATCAGTGTGCCTGAGTGCTGATCAACGAACCGTACTCTCCAGCGAGCGGACCATCCGGCTGTGGGACACGGCGAGCGGACGATGCGTGCGGGTATTCGACGAGCAGGGGGGCCGGGCGAACGCCGTCCAGCTCAGCGTGGACGGCCGTTTCGCGGTGTCCGGCCACAGCGATTCCCTCGTCCGCGTCTGGGATGTGGAGAGTGGACGCTGCATTCGCGTCCTCGAAGGTCACCGGACAAGTGTGTCCAGCGTCGCCTTGACGCCCGACGGCCGTTTCGCCCTCTCCGGCGATCAGGACGGCACCGTTCAGCTCTGGGAACTCGACTGGGAACTGGCCGCACGCGAACCGGCTGACTGGGACGACGCCGCGTTGTCGCACGTGGAGACCTTCCTCGCCTGGCACCCGACACCGTTGACCGACCGCGATGTGGACACCCTGCTCGGCCGTCTGCGCGACGCTGGCTACGGCTGGTTGCGGCCCGACGGCGTACGTGCCCAGCTCCACCGCCTGGCGACCGCCCCCGCGGCACCCTCCCGAAGGGATGCACGCGAGGCCCTGCGCACCGTCACCGCGAACCCTGAACCGGAGCGGGCGAACACGAAGCTGAAGCCGGTCGGGCTGTACCGGCAGATGTACGAAGGGTGGCTGCAGCACCTCCCCTCCATCCATGAAGCCCGTACGGGGCACGTGCTCAAGGACCGGGCCCAGGTCATCGCATACATGAAGACCGAAAAGTTCGCGGCGATGGACTACATGTCGGGCATCCTCGACCTGCTCGACCAGAAGGAGTACATCCCTGGCGGGCCGTCCTTGCATACGGACGGAGTGTGGGTCTGGCGAACCGACTCGATCCACTACTTCGAGAATCACCAACTGGAAATTCCCCAGGACTTCCTCCGCCACGTACGTGGAAACGACTACCGGCCGCACACCGATCACGCCTTCGACTACGACGATCTCGACCCGTTCATGTAA
- a CDS encoding S1 family peptidase has product MSHRRITKRKAVLAGAAAVGIAAAAILLPQAYAGQDGARSGAMAPRTMSAASASELLQQLVRQLGDSYGGAYYDAGKQQLVVNVVGDDNDINVQVKKAGAVPRSVQNSAVKLTAAKDTLSRKATVPGTSWALDPRTNQVLVTADRTVAGERWDKLESAVADLGPGVARIKRSTGEFRTFAEGGDAIFGGGARCSLGFNVTTQDGSPGFLTAGHCGVAAEQWSEEAGGQPIGTVQEAVFPGEGDFALVTYDDPGTEAPSAVDTGDGQTVAITQAADAAVGQDVIRMGSTTGLNDGQVTGLDATVNYPEGTVSGLIQTNVCAEPGDSGGALFTADGTAVGLTSGGSGDCTGGGETFFQPVTTALEAVGAQIGDGNGAGDGADNGGAGDDSGAGGAEDGGAGADGGADDNGGGDAGADGRDEVGGNDTGGDATGDGDSAQVN; this is encoded by the coding sequence TTGAGTCACAGGCGAATAACCAAGCGGAAGGCCGTTCTGGCGGGAGCCGCAGCGGTCGGCATTGCCGCGGCCGCCATCCTGCTCCCCCAGGCGTACGCCGGGCAGGACGGCGCCCGGTCCGGCGCGATGGCGCCCCGGACCATGAGCGCGGCTTCCGCCTCGGAGCTCCTCCAGCAGCTCGTAAGGCAGCTCGGCGACTCCTACGGCGGTGCGTACTACGACGCCGGCAAGCAGCAGCTCGTCGTGAACGTCGTGGGCGACGACAACGACATCAACGTGCAGGTCAAGAAGGCCGGCGCGGTGCCGAGAAGCGTCCAGAACAGCGCCGTGAAGCTGACCGCGGCCAAGGACACGCTGTCCCGGAAGGCCACCGTCCCGGGTACCTCCTGGGCACTGGACCCGAGGACCAACCAGGTCCTCGTCACGGCCGACCGCACAGTGGCCGGTGAGCGCTGGGACAAGCTCGAATCGGCGGTGGCGGATCTCGGGCCCGGCGTGGCCCGGATCAAGAGGTCCACAGGCGAGTTCAGGACCTTCGCCGAAGGCGGCGACGCCATCTTCGGCGGTGGCGCACGCTGCTCACTCGGCTTCAACGTGACCACCCAGGACGGCAGTCCGGGCTTCCTGACCGCGGGCCACTGCGGCGTCGCGGCCGAGCAGTGGTCGGAGGAGGCCGGCGGCCAGCCGATCGGCACGGTCCAGGAAGCGGTGTTCCCCGGCGAGGGCGACTTCGCACTCGTGACGTACGACGACCCCGGGACCGAAGCCCCGAGCGCGGTGGACACCGGCGACGGACAGACGGTCGCGATCACCCAGGCGGCCGACGCGGCGGTGGGCCAGGACGTCATCCGGATGGGCAGCACGACCGGCCTGAACGACGGCCAGGTCACTGGCCTCGACGCCACGGTGAATTACCCCGAAGGCACGGTGTCCGGTCTGATCCAGACCAACGTGTGTGCCGAACCGGGCGACAGCGGTGGAGCACTCTTCACTGCGGACGGCACTGCGGTCGGCCTCACGTCGGGCGGCAGCGGTGACTGCACTGGGGGCGGCGAGACGTTCTTCCAGCCGGTCACCACCGCTCTCGAAGCCGTCGGTGCCCAGATCGGCGACGGCAACGGTGCCGGCGACGGCGCGGACAACGGCGGCGCCGGTGACGACAGCGGCGCGGGCGGAGCGGAGGACGGCGGCGCGGGTGCCGACGGCGGCGCGGACGACAATGGCGGCGGCGACGCCGGTGCTGACGGCCGCGATGAGGTCGGCGGCAACGACACAGGTGGTGACGCGACCGGCGACGGCGACAGCGCCCAGGTGAACTGA
- a CDS encoding LUD domain-containing protein, whose amino-acid sequence MNAFQTIADRVEIEALRGEFTDAAMMRDRTRLASLFTPDGALRMPNIPIELVGREEIRTGGERLQDQWDFFVQTTHPGTVLLDGDTATGRAYIQELARTLDGRQGLNYAVYHDRYQRTLEGWKFTERVYEVRYLDTSPLAGTAPHTTQDPTTTPADTTTPPADTTATPTTPAPTTPAPTTLAPATLAPAASFTAPAPAEQLNRAAAALRTGGFTVEILDDAASARIRIKALVPEGASVLTGASETLRLSGIDEDINAGGHYDAIRPRILTIDRATGADEIRKLAAVPDFVINSVAAVTETGSLVLASGSGSQLPANAGGAAHAVWIIGAQKVVPDLSTALRRVQEHALPLENARAQAAYGMPSAVNRLLILNAEPRPGRGTVLLLREAIGY is encoded by the coding sequence ATGAACGCCTTCCAGACCATCGCGGACCGTGTCGAGATCGAGGCACTGCGCGGCGAGTTCACCGACGCGGCGATGATGCGCGACCGGACCCGCCTGGCGTCGCTGTTCACACCGGACGGTGCCCTGCGCATGCCCAACATCCCCATCGAGCTGGTCGGCCGCGAGGAGATCCGCACCGGGGGCGAGCGGCTGCAGGACCAGTGGGACTTCTTCGTGCAGACCACACACCCCGGCACGGTCCTGCTCGACGGCGACACCGCGACCGGCCGCGCCTACATCCAGGAACTCGCGCGCACCCTCGACGGACGCCAGGGCCTGAACTACGCCGTCTACCACGACCGCTACCAACGCACCCTCGAGGGCTGGAAGTTCACCGAGCGCGTGTACGAAGTCAGGTACCTCGACACCTCCCCGCTGGCAGGCACGGCGCCCCACACCACCCAGGACCCCACGACCACCCCGGCAGACACCACGACACCCCCGGCAGACACGACAGCCACCCCGACCACCCCGGCTCCGACCACCCCGGCTCCGACCACCCTGGCCCCGGCCACCCTGGCCCCGGCCGCATCCTTCACCGCCCCGGCACCTGCCGAACAACTCAACCGGGCAGCCGCCGCGCTGCGCACAGGCGGCTTCACCGTCGAGATCCTCGACGACGCCGCATCCGCGCGCATCCGCATCAAGGCCCTGGTCCCCGAGGGCGCCAGCGTGCTCACCGGAGCCAGCGAAACCCTCCGGCTGTCGGGCATCGACGAAGACATCAACGCCGGCGGCCACTACGACGCCATCAGGCCACGCATCCTCACCATCGACCGGGCCACCGGCGCCGACGAGATCCGAAAGCTGGCCGCCGTCCCCGACTTCGTCATCAACAGCGTCGCCGCGGTCACCGAGACCGGCTCACTCGTCCTCGCCTCGGGCAGCGGCAGCCAACTCCCCGCCAACGCGGGCGGCGCCGCCCACGCGGTCTGGATCATCGGCGCGCAGAAAGTGGTACCCGACCTCAGTACCGCGCTGCGCCGCGTCCAAGAGCACGCACTGCCGCTGGAGAACGCCCGCGCCCAGGCGGCGTACGGGATGCCCAGCGCCGTCAACCGCCTGCTCATCCTCAACGCGGAACCCCGCCCGGGACGCGGCACCGTGCTGCTCCTGCGAGAAGCCATCGGCTACTGA